From Rutidosis leptorrhynchoides isolate AG116_Rl617_1_P2 chromosome 3, CSIRO_AGI_Rlap_v1, whole genome shotgun sequence, a single genomic window includes:
- the LOC139896415 gene encoding uncharacterized protein yields the protein MMRNVTTSSSSTRGIAAIVGVGPNLGRSVARKFAHQGYTVAILARDLGRLSRFADEIAREEKAQVYAIRIDCSDTQSVIEAFEGVLSLGFVEVLVYNAYQPIPLQYGGSCNFSDVRLDSFQKSVAVSSVGAFHCAQQVLPGMVERGRGTILFTGCAASLSGGTGLSEICCGKFALRGLSQCLAKEFYPLGVHIAHVIIDGVIGASRVVKVPQRSLVGEQLSIGGDGSMDPDSVAETYWYLHIQPRAAWTQEIDVCPPSPRFS from the exons ATGATGCGTAACGTGACAACTTCATCCAGTTCTACAAGAGGCATCGCCGCCATTGTTGGCGTCGGTCCCAACCTCGGCCGCTCCGTCGCTCGCAAGTTCGCTCACCAAGGTTACACTGTCGCCATCCTCGCCAGAGACCTAG GTAGATTATCTAGATTTGCAGACGAAATAGCGCGGGAAGAGAAGGCGCAAGTGTACGCAATTCGAATCGATTGTTCGGATACACAAAGCGTAATCGAAGCATTTGAAGGTGTATTGTCGCTAGGGTTTGTAGAGGTTTTAGTATACAATGCGTATCAACCTATTCCGTTGCAGTACGGCGGTAGTTGTAATTTTTCCGATGTTCGTCTTGATTCATTTCAAAAATCAGTAGCTGTATCTTCTGTTGGTGCTTTTCACTGTGCTCAACAG GTATTGCCCGGAATGGTAGAAAGAGGAAGAGGGACCATTTTATTTACCGGATGCGCTGCTTCCTTATCTGGTGGTACAGGATTATCTGAAATAT gCTGTGGCAAGTTTGCATTAAGAGGATTATCACAATGTCTGGCTAAAGAATTTTATCCACTTGGAGTACACATTGCACATGTCATTATCGATGGAGTAATTGGTGCATCTCG GGTAGTAAAGGTACCACAAAGATCGTTGGTTGGGGAACAATTGAGTATAGGAGGGGACGGATCTATGGACCCTGATTCGGTAGCTGAGACGTATTGGTATCTGCACATACAGCCTAGGGCTGCTTGGACCCAAGAAATTGATGTCTGTCCACCCAGCCCCAGATTCTCTTAA
- the LOC139900145 gene encoding uncharacterized protein codes for MLPQKIELFIWRVKQQRIPVKIELDKRGVDLDTVRCPVCNNDLETVEHIFIHCFFAKDLWSRVFRWWKINRKMYTQLEDMFKGIENPSQPTNTSNLWMAIEWVTAYFIWQNCNHTLFQNKKIIGPMALNEVQMKSFEWISRRSRKRSLDWFQWLLDPTVFDDHG; via the coding sequence ATGCTTCCTCAAAAAATCGAACTCTTTATATGGCGAGTCAAGCAACAAAGGATCCCGGTAAAAATAGAACTAGATAAACGGGGTGTGGATCTCGATACGGTTCGCTGCCCAGTCTGCAATAACGACCTTGAAACTGTCGAGCACATCTTCATACACTGCTTTTTCGCAAAAGATTTGTGGTCCCGAGTGTTTCGATGGTGGAAGATCAACCGGAAAATGTATACACAATTGGAAGACATGTTCAAAGGAATCGAAAATCCCTCACAGCCTACTAATACTTCGAATCTATGGATGGCGATCGAATGGGTAACTGCATACTTTATATGGCAAAACTGCAACCACACCTTATTTCAAAACAAGAAAATTATCGGTCCCATGGCACTAAATGAGGTGCAAATGAAATCTTTCGAGTGGATATCAAGAAGGTCAAGAAAGAGATCCTTAGATTGGTTTCAATGGCTTTTGGATCCAACAGTGTTTGATGATCATGGTTGA
- the LOC139896414 gene encoding CDPK-related protein kinase-like isoform X2, which produces MGICSSKDGSLGKHKQDNNENAMEKSKKKNNQNVGGNKSPLYVFYAQSPTNYLFSKKSPVASPARLFKKAFAPLSPAQHMKAVLARRHGNGEEKLNKNFGFSKHIGHKYEIGEEVGKGHFGHTCKARCRKGEFKGQIVAVKIISKSKMTTAIAIEDVHREVKILRALTGHKHLINFYDAYEDHDYVYLIMELCEGGVLLERILARGGKYTEDEAKSVLIQMLTVVSFCHLQGVVHRDLKPENFLYASKDKDAELKAIDFGLSDFVCPEEKLDDIVGSAYYVAPEVLQRSYSTEADVWSVGVISYVLLCGNRPFWGRTESGIFRSVLKNEPKFDEAAWDNLSFEAKDFVKSLLNKEPRKRLTAAQALCHPWIRNRVLEFLESLCRLQYRRMDFEEFCAAAVRVHQLEGLDRWEQQTRDAYEIFEQDGNKSIVVDELASELGLGPEIPVRDVLGDLVRQSDGNLTYLGFVKVLHGPSSRNLVTIQ; this is translated from the exons ATGGGAATTTGCAGCTCGAAAGATGGATCTTTAGGTAAGCATAAGCAAGATAATAACGAAAATGCGATGGAGAAATCGAAGAAAAAGAATAATCAAAATGTGGGAGGAAACAAATCACCATTATATGTGTTTTACGCTCAAAGCCCAACAAACTATCTGTTTTCAAAGAAATCCCCCGTGGCTTCGCCAGCACGGCTGTTCAAGAAGGCATTTGCCCCGCTGTCGCCAGCTCAGCATATGAAGGCAGTTCTGGCACGTAGGCATGGTAATGGGGAGGAGAAGTTGAACAAGAATTTTGGGTTTTCAAAACATATTGGCCACAAGTATGAGATAGGTGAGGAAGTTGgcaaagggcattttggtcatactTGTAAAGCTAGATGCAGAAAAGGAGAATTTAAAGGTCAAATTGTTGCTGTCAAAATTATTTCAAAGTCAAAG ATGACAACGGCCATAGCGATTGAGGATGTTCATAGGGAGGTGAAGATACTTAGAGCTTTAACAGGACATAAGCATCTTATAAACTTTTACGATGCGTATGAAGACCATGATTATGTTTACCTTATTATGGA GTTATGTGAAGGGGGAGTTCTGTTAGAGAGAATACTTGCCAG GGGTGGAAAATATACAGAAGATGAAGCAAAGAGCGTATTGATACAAATGCTGACAGTTGTGTCGTTTTGTCATCTTCAAGGCGTGGTTCATCGAGACTTAAAGCCAGAG AATTTTTTATACGCATCGAAAGATAAAGATGCAGAATTAAAGGCCATAGATTTCGGTTTGTCAGACTTCGTCTGTCCAG AGGAAAAATTGGATGATATTGTTGGGAGTGCATATTATGTTGCTCCTGAGGTTCTACAGAGGTCATACAGTACAGAAGCTGATGTTTGGAGCGTTGGGGTTATATCGTATGTTCTTTTGTGTGGAAATCGTCCCTTTTGGGGTCGTACTGAGTCTGGGATCTTTCGATCGGTTCTAAAAAACGAACCAAAGTTTGATGAAGCTGCATGGGATAATCTATCATTCGAGGCAAAAGATTTTGTCAAAAGTTTATTGAATAAAGAACCTAGGAAACGATTAACAGCTGCACAAGCATTGT GTCATCCATGGATTCGAAAT AGAGTCCTTGAGTTCCTAGAGTCG CTTTGTAGACTTCAATATAGGAGGATGGACTTTGAGGAGTTTTGTGCAGCCGCTGTTCGTGTACATCAACTCGAGGGTCTTGATCGATGGGAGCAACAAACTCGTGACGCCTATGAAATATTTGAGCAAGATGGAAACAAATCTATCGTTGTCGATGAACTAGCTTCt GAACTCGGTCTAGGCCCAGAGATCCCTGTTCGTGATGTGTTGGGCGATTTGGTTAGACAAAGCGATGGAAACCTGACTTACCTCGGGTTTGTAAAGGTGTTGCATGGTCCATCGAGTCGGAACTTGGTCACAATTCAATAA
- the LOC139896414 gene encoding CDPK-related protein kinase-like isoform X1, producing the protein MGICSSKDGSLGKHKQDNNENAMEKSKKKNNQNVGGNKSPLYVFYAQSPTNYLFSKKSPVASPARLFKKAFAPLSPAQHMKAVLARRHGNGEEKLNKNFGFSKHIGHKYEIGEEVGKGHFGHTCKARCRKGEFKGQIVAVKIISKSKMTTAIAIEDVHREVKILRALTGHKHLINFYDAYEDHDYVYLIMELCEGGVLLERILARGGKYTEDEAKSVLIQMLTVVSFCHLQGVVHRDLKPENFLYASKDKDAELKAIDFGLSDFVCPEEKLDDIVGSAYYVAPEVLQRSYSTEADVWSVGVISYVLLCGNRPFWGRTESGIFRSVLKNEPKFDEAAWDNLSFEAKDFVKSLLNKEPRKRLTAAQALCHPWIRNDNIVKTPFDISIMKFVKRYICSSNLRKAALRALSKTLNFEDLFYFKEQFSLLEPSTNGYISIESFKTVLMNYTTDAMIESRVLEFLESLCRLQYRRMDFEEFCAAAVRVHQLEGLDRWEQQTRDAYEIFEQDGNKSIVVDELASELGLGPEIPVRDVLGDLVRQSDGNLTYLGFVKVLHGPSSRNLVTIQ; encoded by the exons ATGGGAATTTGCAGCTCGAAAGATGGATCTTTAGGTAAGCATAAGCAAGATAATAACGAAAATGCGATGGAGAAATCGAAGAAAAAGAATAATCAAAATGTGGGAGGAAACAAATCACCATTATATGTGTTTTACGCTCAAAGCCCAACAAACTATCTGTTTTCAAAGAAATCCCCCGTGGCTTCGCCAGCACGGCTGTTCAAGAAGGCATTTGCCCCGCTGTCGCCAGCTCAGCATATGAAGGCAGTTCTGGCACGTAGGCATGGTAATGGGGAGGAGAAGTTGAACAAGAATTTTGGGTTTTCAAAACATATTGGCCACAAGTATGAGATAGGTGAGGAAGTTGgcaaagggcattttggtcatactTGTAAAGCTAGATGCAGAAAAGGAGAATTTAAAGGTCAAATTGTTGCTGTCAAAATTATTTCAAAGTCAAAG ATGACAACGGCCATAGCGATTGAGGATGTTCATAGGGAGGTGAAGATACTTAGAGCTTTAACAGGACATAAGCATCTTATAAACTTTTACGATGCGTATGAAGACCATGATTATGTTTACCTTATTATGGA GTTATGTGAAGGGGGAGTTCTGTTAGAGAGAATACTTGCCAG GGGTGGAAAATATACAGAAGATGAAGCAAAGAGCGTATTGATACAAATGCTGACAGTTGTGTCGTTTTGTCATCTTCAAGGCGTGGTTCATCGAGACTTAAAGCCAGAG AATTTTTTATACGCATCGAAAGATAAAGATGCAGAATTAAAGGCCATAGATTTCGGTTTGTCAGACTTCGTCTGTCCAG AGGAAAAATTGGATGATATTGTTGGGAGTGCATATTATGTTGCTCCTGAGGTTCTACAGAGGTCATACAGTACAGAAGCTGATGTTTGGAGCGTTGGGGTTATATCGTATGTTCTTTTGTGTGGAAATCGTCCCTTTTGGGGTCGTACTGAGTCTGGGATCTTTCGATCGGTTCTAAAAAACGAACCAAAGTTTGATGAAGCTGCATGGGATAATCTATCATTCGAGGCAAAAGATTTTGTCAAAAGTTTATTGAATAAAGAACCTAGGAAACGATTAACAGCTGCACAAGCATTGT GTCATCCATGGATTCGAAATGATAATATAGTGAAAACACCATTTGACATTTCGATAATGAAATTTGTGAAACGTTATATTTGTTCATCAAATCTTCGTAAAGCTGCTTTACGG GCTCTATCAAAGACCTTAAATTTTGAAGATTTATTCTACTTTAAGGAGCAGTTTTCACTGTTGGAACCGAGCACGAATGGATACATAAGTATAGAAAGTTTCAAAACT GTTTTAATGAATTACACAACAGATGCAATGATTGAGTCTAGAGTCCTTGAGTTCCTAGAGTCG CTTTGTAGACTTCAATATAGGAGGATGGACTTTGAGGAGTTTTGTGCAGCCGCTGTTCGTGTACATCAACTCGAGGGTCTTGATCGATGGGAGCAACAAACTCGTGACGCCTATGAAATATTTGAGCAAGATGGAAACAAATCTATCGTTGTCGATGAACTAGCTTCt GAACTCGGTCTAGGCCCAGAGATCCCTGTTCGTGATGTGTTGGGCGATTTGGTTAGACAAAGCGATGGAAACCTGACTTACCTCGGGTTTGTAAAGGTGTTGCATGGTCCATCGAGTCGGAACTTGGTCACAATTCAATAA